The genome window TGGGTAGGTAGGTTGACAAAACTTTGTGGGTTGATATTTCCTTGATCATTTTCTAGCCATCTCTCATCACCATTATGTGACCGAATTAAGTTATGGAGGACTGTAGCAGCAATAGGTATTTTTGCTTGATTTTCCGTTTTGTGAAGGGTAGCAACTTTGAGGATTGGAAATCTCTTCTTTATGACACCCAAAGCCCTCTATACATGATTTCTTAAAACAACATGGCGATGGTTCAATAACTCTTTGTGATTTTGAGGCCTTCGATGACCATGGCCAAACTCTTTCAAGTGATATCTAACCCCACAATATGGTGCAATAAAGGAAGTCGTATTGGCATAACCACCATCTACTATGTAGTACTTCCCAGAAGGTACTTCAAACTTTCCTACAACATTGTTCATTGCAGATCTAAGAACCATTGAATCTGTTGCTGATCCTTCCCATCCGACTGACACATAAGTTATGTTAAGGTTAAAATCACACACAACCATCACGTTTTGGCTAAGGGTCCCTTTTCTATTCCTGAATGGTGCGGCTTGATAGTGTGACATTGATACTGGAACATGGGTTCCATCTATTGAACCTATGCAATTCTGCAAAAAAAAGAAACGATCTTCTAAGATCTAATATTGAGGATGTTCTAAGATGGACACATAAGAGTTAAAAGAAGTCACCTTGAAGTATGGATAAAATCGGTTGTCTCCATGAATTTTAGGATGAACTTGATTGGAAGGAGGCTTTAGGAACCACATGCTAAGGCCAGGGATAACAATGTTGAAGAAATGTTTGATGACACGGTGAAATGTATCATTGCTATGACCAAAAAAGACTTGGAGACCTTCAAATGTCGCATTGTGGCTAATCATGTATAGGAAGAAGCCAAGTTTTTCC of Zea mays cultivar B73 chromosome 8, Zm-B73-REFERENCE-NAM-5.0, whole genome shotgun sequence contains these proteins:
- the LOC103634642 gene encoding uncharacterized protein LOC103634642 — translated: MSLDATFSFAMDMSNRDHLRRREEDDDDLFLLIPPSLHLLGYLGRSKKKLRHTSALTGEEKVRELLEGHIKNCRVSFRMEPYIFKSLDNYLRMEGLVKDTRIKVEEKLGFFLYMISHNATFEGLQVFFGHSNDTFHRVIKHFFNIVIPGLSMWFLKPPSNQVHPKIHGDNRFYPYFKNCIGSIDGTHVPVSMSHYQAAPFRNRKGTLSQNVMVVCDFNLNITYVSVGWEGSATDSMVLRSAMNNVVGKFEVPSGKYYIVDGGYANTTSFIAPYCGVRYHLKEFGHGHRRPQNHKELLNHRHVVLRNHV